ACTTCAGAATCCAAGATTAGTGTCATTTCATAACAAGAACTAAATTAACAGAGTTCAATCTACCTGAAAGGTTTTCTCTCAACGATGTGATACAGGCGACCAGGTGCATAAAGCCTCCTTGgatctttgatttttctttCCTCGGATGTGAAAGTATCTTTTATGCATCTTAAGCATAGCAAGCATGGCAAACTGTTCAAATAAGTTGAGATAATCACATTGATTATAAACTAACAATAAAGCATGGAACAAATGACAACCACCATTAATGACACATGATATGGTTGGCCAATTATATTACTTACTGAATACTAAAATCTGCAAACAAAGCAACAAGGGCAAAGTGTACTTTTCATCAATTTGAAGGACTTAGTAAACAATCCCTAATGAGGCTGGACATGAATTAGTTATGAATTATGATAATCTTGCTTTACAGCATTTACAACAGTTTAGGTAGAAAATCAATTCATGGTTTTTTACATGTGACAAATAATAGTTGATCTCACAAAGATGGAGTTGATTATCGTCATGTATATAGACAAATGATCATATTACCAGAAAAGTGATTTGAAAATGTCTTCCAAAGGTGTGGCTGTCCGAGGCAAGAAATCATCCTGCTTTAGTGAACATCAGGGTTATAAGTAGATCaacaaaaaaatagaaaacaaaataacataTACAGAGTACTAACAAGAAGAAGGAACAAAAATTGCCTGGAGCACGACGGAATTTATAACATCTGCATATCTCACTGCCAAATTCAACGACACACACCTTGCAGGCGCGATAGCATAACACCGGACCCTCTTTTTGTCAATATTACCCAACTTACGCAGATTTTGCACCACCACCATCGTCAACAACGTCGCCACACCTGACCCAAGTGAGTGTCCAGTAAAAGTCAATGTGTAACTCGGATACTCTTCCAACAATTTCTTCAAAGTATCATACTCTGCATCCAACACAACTCCAGCAGCTTTCAATAATCCATTATGAACATACCCACCATCGAATTTCCTTTGACCCAACTTATTATCCAACAAAACCACATAATCTTTCTGATTGGCCAAGTTTAGTCCCCTAATAGCTAAAACTATATCCCTATGATCATGATCAAGATACAACAAGTACGGTGGGGCCCTACGTCGAGTATCGTCATAagtccttttcaagatcaaccaatccgGTTTAATCCCATATCCACCGGGCGGTTCCCAAAGAGGGCATCTAAGATCATCTTCATATACTGCAAGTATATATCGACAAAGCCTAGGTACGGGTTCGAATTCTTCAGGGGTGGCTACACCCCATGTCTCACTATCATGGCCTGCAGTATGCAGGCATCGTTTCCAAGCCCATCTAGCACATCCAATACAATATACACATTCAAGTAAAGGAAGGCCACATATGATTGACATTATAGGTTTGAAGATGCAAATATATGTCAAGAAATATGGATACACATCAATAAATACAAATTATTCAAGAAAATTCATCTGAACCACCAAAAAGGTGGCTTAGTGGTGATGTCTTCACAAGAGTTTTCTGGGGTTTAAGACTACATCCGAGCCATCTAAAGATAACAGAACAGAGAAAACTAACTGTTTTTTATTCAAGAAATATTGAAAGTTTTGGGTTTTTTATTCTGtgagacattttatcaaacaggtGGAGTGCAAGTCAACTTGGGTATTAAAAAGATTCAATTTTTAGCATACAAATTTGTTTACATACAAAGAATTGATGTTATAGTATTGAAAAGGGTAATTTGGAAATTACTTTGGGATGAGGACATGAGGTTGAAGAAAGTGCAGGTGCAGCTGAAGAGAGTGAGTTTCATTAATCAAGACTAAATAAAACTTCTCTTgacttaaataattatttaaaatgtgactaatttgacaaattaaaaaagactaaataaaaatagaaaaatgataaattcctttgaaaattctcctaaaaatcttccaaAAACTTTAAAACATGACATGTGTTGTCCACTAATTCTATTTTTTAATCTTGTATTTTTTCATACGTCATCAttcaataaaattaaagaaaaaaattaagctATTTTATTaggatgattaatcatttctaaaaaataatataagaaaatCGAAAGAATTCATATGTTTTCGGTACAATAGTGGTAAGTTGCGATGAGGACAAACGTTGAGTATCATCAGTAGGGGAAAAAGGACTAGCGGACGATGTTGGTATCAGTATATAGGTGTTTGTTTCCTTAACGTAGCATTTGAGTGTTTATGATACCAAAATTCTTAAACAATCCTTTTAATCCTCCTACTTGCtagaatcaaaaataaaatctttttaaaaaaaatagatgggttataaaaacttttaaaaaatgattaggttatttattataaaaatataatatttacttttacaagttttatttttttagaacggcattcTAATATACTTCTAGTTCTAAACCACGCGCATGCCTGAAATCAAACCCAAGACTCTCAAAAATCCTTATTATTCTACGCCTTCAAATGCGGGGAGTGAGACTCGAACTCAAATGAATCCTCCCAAGATCAAAGACCTTGTCAATGGGCtaccaaccccattggctaCTTTTACGATATTCTTATCTCAATTTTATACGTCTTTATCTACATATCTcaactacattataaaacatatgtCCCCTTcaagttttttcaacttttcaacaatgtacccctactaatacataatgtacaatacatctatatacatcttaaccactcatttttctctcttcttaAATGTCaaacactcattttttttcctcttccaaaaattattttattcatctaattcattcaaaatctttcatctcaaaaactgtacatcgataaattataaaaattatatgggtgttcttaaaatttcatgctctttcatcagagatgtcattcgatatactttcaacgaacttttaaatccgagggcagaACCCGTAttgctaagacatttgactatcacactttatgacatatcacctcctataatATATCACACTCTGTGacctatcaccaccaccatcttaccgccacAACTCGTAGGTACTTTCTCTCATACACATTCAATCACACTCCAGAGTCCATACATTTACATTTTGAAGTGTGAATATATAACTAGGAagttttaaaacaaatttatatttctagccttgtagttattttaaacatacacatatatctttttatttgtctttaGAAATATATGCTACTAGAATCATATAGGTTgctccttttttttatttatttaagtagaCATGTAATAACCGTTATTTTAAAGATAGTTTAATATAGACCCTTTAAACAAAATTTTGTTAGTAGCATATATCGTTatagttttaataaataataaatcaactatTACAAATATTCAATGCGTAttataagtttaattatatcattttttagaAGATTCATAAGTTCAATGCAGATGCATagcaaaaagtgtaattttgttgATTTAGATATACCaatatgttattaaacacataaataaagaaaagttaATAAACCATTTTAGTTTTATGGACATTTTTTAACCACATTTGGTTCTACACCCACTCCTAAACCATATGAATGCCTAGGATGTActtaaaacttcaaaaaaatttcttaataatCCACTCCCACAATTATAATGcaccaaaaaaaagttttaagtgttctcaccttGCTTTTACTTTAAAGGAGTTCTCATCAGATTGgaactatatataaaaacaacgATCCACgcatatattaaaaacacattggtGAAAGACGACTCCATATTCATGTAAACGTAGATAACGCGGAGTAGCCTAAGCCCACCATATAGCTCCATTTTATGAAAAACCTAATGAGATCCCAACCAAGGTTGAACCTCCGGTCTCATAAGTAAAACCTAAATACTAAACTAAATTACCCAGATATAAGGTTTTGTATTGGGGGTTTATTTGGCAAATAACTAAactataacacaaataaagaaaatatgttCTCACTAAACAACAGATTTATACATCTTATGAAGGTAAAagtatttaaaagtaaatacatAAAGACATTGGACTCTATACGCGGAGTAGTCTGGGTTTTATATGGTGTATTTAAAAGTATTCAAATGTTATGGAACTAAAGACAACATCGGTAACTTCTTATGCTGATTTAAGGCGTAACTTAGACCTTTCAATACTTCCTGATGACTTTTCTCCCACAATTTGGAGCACACTAATACCCAAGAAAGTGGATATTTTTTCATGGAAAATGTTACGAGACCGTCTTCCCACTCGGGTAAACTTAAGTCACAAAGGTATTGAGATCAATTCCATTACTTGCCCGGTATGTGACATATACCCATAAAGAACCAGTCATCTATTTATGGATTGCAACTTCTCGTGTGAAGTGAGAAGTCTTCTATCTTTTTGGTTACAAGTATCTATTCCCGTCTCGTGTCCAACTGAAGTTATTAAATGGATTTCGGAACTACAAGTTTCAAAGAAGTATAAGCTTATGATGGAAGCTATTTGTTTTACATGGTGGTGGAGGCTATGGAAACATAGGAACGATGTTTTCTTTAACGGGAGCTCTACCTCAAGTGTCGATGATTTTAACTCTATAGTTTCTATGTCTTTTTTCTGGATTAATTGTCGTAACAAAAAGGAAACATTAGATTGGTCCCTTTAGCAAATTAGCCCCTCgtatgttggatattttagtgtaattgagTTTAACTTGTTAGATCAGtaacgtcataataatacatcatataggattggagGTGCGGAGTGCAcacctatttgaatttattatgaccttaggggcgaAGCCCTTAAGGTACCAGGGTCCGGGAGCAGcgccctgggagcggggtccaaggggcagagcccttGGCttggaaattttttatttccaaCATTTTGCTATAGTGAAAATCCCtccgaaaatttaattttcggaACTTAAGGGACTAAAAATGGCAATTCATGAAACTTTTGTAATTAACTACCGATTAGGCAGTTATGGAccgatatgttttatatatgtcgATACATATGAACCGATAACATATTCTGATTaattctcttcttcttttctctgGTTCTTTTCTCTCGATTTCATCCACacagaaaattcttaatctttgattgtatccgattgaatagtttgggtgaaccgccaaattgatttAATCTGAAAGCGATTACGTGCCTTCAAAGATTGTTTATATCCggttattttgtttgttatctCAAATTTCCCCAACATCGTATCTGATGTaacttggattttttttttggttctttGCCGAAAGagcttatattaataataatatcgcttttaaaaaaaatgtatgaaaaaCACAGTATTAAGGATCTAGGGTACTAAATTTGATTCCAAAAAGAGCCTTTCTAATTAACATTCGACATCGAATGATATTTGCGAGTACTTAATTCAaccaaatttaaataaatttacgTGGGCTGgtgttaattttatatttaaagtgGAATACATATATTTGACGATAAAAATGGGCCTATGTTGGGCTAGCCATAACATTCGACTCACGTATACACATTTAACACATAAAACAACCTTAAAAGCCCAAAACCCATAATAGTGAACACCTATAAAGTAGAGCCTCAAAGTTAAACCCTAATCGTTTTTTCATTCTCACATTTATCAGCCGTTCTACATACACTGCCACAAGAGGTATTTCTCCCATCTTTTAACCTAGCCCTTAATTTTAATACCAATCTATacctatatttatatctatatgtattgTCTTTTTGATATTATGATCCTAtgatttgtaatatatatatgtggattCAATTGATGATGTTTGTGTATCGTTTTCCCCCCTGCAAAATAGATACTATTGGAATGAGAAACATTTGATATAAAGCTGATTGGTAaactgttttttgttttttaattgttttgttttttttttttgaacaaaatgtTGATGCTTTGACCAAAGTTATAGTCTTgctacattttattataaaaataataatacacgATAATTTTAGGGTAATTTGAGGAAAGTTTTTATGTATTATATGGTTAGGTACTtaggtgtgtgtgtgtctatatatatgtgtgtgtgtgtgtgtgtgtatggtTAGGTGTGTggttctatatatatgtgtatgtagttgtatgtatatatgtggggtgtatgtatgtgaaaatataaataagtgatAATGAATGGATATGAAGCTGAAATAAGTGGGTTTTTTGTGCAGGTGATGGCTCCAAAGCAGCCTAATACAGGTCTTTTTGTTGGGTTGAACAAGGGTCATGTTGTGACCAAGAAGGAGTTGGCTCCTCGCCCGTCCGATAGGAAAGGCGtaagttttcatgttttttactgatgcttatattttatgtaataatgttgaatacaactatacaagtagTCTTGTTAAACATGTCTTGATTAGTACTATGACTTTCATTGTTTATACTTCATTTTAGTGTAAATACGAGTGTTAAtgttatacatatgtatatagaaAACAAGCAAAAGGACACACTTTGTGAGGAGTTTGATTCGGGAAGTAGCTGGACAAGCACCATATGAGAAAAGGATTACTGAGTTGTTGAAGGTTGGCAAGGACAAGCGTGCTCTTAAGGTAGCTAAACGGAAGTTGGGTACCCACAAGAGGGCTAAGAAGAAGAGAGAGGAGATGTCCAATGTTCTTCGCAAGATCAGGTACATTTTCTATAACCGAGTTACAAGATTTTCAATACTTTTTTCTGTTTATTAGCAATGTCTTCTGTAATGGTTGGGATGAAAAGTTGCACAAATACTGGAAATAAAAGCATACTAATGAGACCTGTTTAAAGTAGTTTTGCTTAGACTTTTTATAAGAAAGGTGCCTAAAATGAGAATGAAACTGATGTGTGTTACTGTTTTGatgctaattttttttaaacaatgaCCAACAATACTAATATGTACTTCAATTTCGTGATATATATTTTGCAGGGCTGGTGGAGGTGCCGATAAGAAAAAGTGAGGTCTTTGTTCACATTACATCTCCTAGCTGATATTTTCTATCCAGTGTTGAACTTAGTTATAGTTTAATTTCATTTTGTGTACTTTGTGACCCATCTTTGGGAATTGGGATCTatgtatcttttattttgaaaagaatttAAGTATGAATTTTGTCTcatttagttttgtttatttcGCGGGTAAACTTTTTTGTGAATGTGCCCTTTGTTTGGATATCAATCTTGAGAAGCTAATGTGACACCAAGTCAGTCAAAAGTTCATGCTTGATAATCACTGTATGTTGTTTTGTGCTAGATGTTTGCTGCACTTGTGCTTTGAATATGATGCATCTTGCCCTTATCTAGATCATGATTCACTGTTGAACCATAAAACATAGATTAAGCTGCTTGAGCCGTTGCCAGTTGTATTGTTCAACCAAAACTTGAAGCAGATGTAGGTAGTCTCCTATGAgtcttaacaaaaaaaaccctaaattgttTGAACTTGAAATGTTGTTGTACGCAACCTTTACAGCAACGTTAGTTACCATGAAATTGAGCTAAAAAGACTCGAGAGTCCTGAACTGAAAGACACGGATATTCCGGAAGGCATCATCTGAAGGGCTGTGGTGAACGTTGGACGGTTTACTTGAATCCCTCTTGAACCTATTAGGCTATCGACATGGACAAACTTCTAATATGTTACCAGGAAAGGAAAACCCTCACAAGCAGAGTCTGTAACAGCAGGCTCCCTCACCACCACTCTGTTCTGTCCATGATTAATAGGGCAAAGCACCTTGAAAAACTAAAATACCGATTAGCAGAATATCAGTTTTTCATGTCTTATACCTTTACATTAGCAAGATATGCAGATACTTAGCTTCTTTGGTCTTGTAGTGGATTCCCTTTTACTATTGTGCCATCATGAAATACATTACAATGGGTGAATGGGGTTATTTGGTCTCTTTTCTACTATTTTTGACCATAATTGCTACTATGGTCTATAAATATTAAAAGGAGTGCTTCGTGGTTACCTTGGCTAGTTATCATCTGTAGGACTGTACTACCATCTAATTTTGTTATTGAATTCAAAATTATTCAGTTTACAAGATTGTTATGTAATAAGTAATAACTAATAACATCAAACCATgagtttgattttttaattcttaaaaGATGTTAATTTTAGTGGTCAATATATTTCCTGTTAAACGGAAGTGGTTTAGCTTTTTCAGGTTATCCAAATCATTTCACTTGTCCCCTAACAGTGATCACACAACCTAAATACATCGTGGCATACATTCAATATAATGTTCCAACAACGCCAAGAAGCCAATGCATGTCGGGATGCATCCATACTACCATACATGAAACTCGTTGGCGAGAAAGACTTAAAACTGACTGGAGAGAGACCTAAAAGGTGACAGTAACCTGTGCTTAAGAGAAATAAACATCTCTACTTATTGACCGAACATTACAGATGGGATTAATAGACTTATTAGTTCACTACAAATGAGTTGCCTTTAAATCGTAGTGCTATCTGTTGCTTTCCACAACCTTGTACCAATAGCTGGTACTTCATCAGTACTACTTACAACCATCTGCAAACCAATTATTCTTcagtttaattaaaaaagtgaGGTCTACAAAATTACAACAATAGAAGTATAACAAGATCAGGCCGTAATCCGTAACTCATGCCTTGAACTTTTGGGTAATTTTCTCAACCCCTTCCCTGCAATCACCAACAACACGCTTCACACCTTCTTTTACACCTGAAGTCAACCCAACTGAACTTTGTTGCAAACCTTGCACTGAGCTGTTGACTTTCCACACCGCTCCATCTTTGGCATCCCCTACTTGTTTCACAGTCTTTGAACCCCATTCTTTTAGTTGAGATATAAAGAAGACTATCTTCTCAATGACCTTATCAAGTACCTGCTTCGATTTGCCTTTCAAATCAGCTACCATTGACTTCAGTTTGTCTACCAGGTTTTCAGCTCGGCTCTTTGTTCCTTCAATGGAAAATTGCTTCTGAGCATTGACCCATGTAGATTCTGCAACTGTTTCTTCACGAAGATCATTGTCCACAACTACCTTAATGCCCTGACTTTCCCATCGATCTCTAGCATCCTCCAAGACTTTTGCTTGCTCTCTTGCTCTTTTTGCCTCATCCTCAGCCCAAGATCTTCATGGGAAACAGGTGgattatatcatatatcattttattaggTACCAATCATAGAGGTCATAAAATGGGTGGTTTGTCAGGTTGGGCATCATGCCAAAACTGGTAATAAATGGGTAATTTTTGTGAAGGCAAGCCCATACTGAAACATTTCCGTCCAAAAACTTTATTCTTTCAGCTAATTAGCGACTCAAATATGGTTACATATAGTATTTCATCTAACaatatttgtttttgaataaatgatttaggaTGTTTTTTATTGCAAAAATGATATGAGCAACTTTCAACCTATTTTCCGTATAAGCTAACTTATATTTCCGTTTGATCCATTATAACATAACAAATTGGTTAAAACTGTAACCTCTACTATTTCATATCTAGTTAGGCGATTTTTGCAATGTCCAAGTATGCACAAAGAGAAAACATGGAGCATACCTAGCCATAGCCAAGGCTTTCCGCTCAACTTCTAGTTCATATTGTAACCGAGATATTGCCTGATTTTCAATTTCTGCATCTGTCCGTAGCTTgtttatcctttctttttcaTATGATATCTCTACTTTATTACTCATTATTCCTTGCAACTCTTCCTCTGCTTCGTGTCGTAATTTTGAAAGCACTTCCATTTGTGAATCAACAGCTGCACGTTCTTTCATCATCTTAATGTTCTGTTCCTCTTGTTCGGCTCTTAATCGCTCCAATTCCTGCCTCGTTTCTTCAGCTATTTTCTCTAAAGAAGCAATCTTTTCTCTTTCTAAGTTTAGATCATTTTCAAAATATGAATTAACATCTTTCTGCACTTGATCAACAAGAGCATTGTGTGCTGCAACAGCTTTTTCAGCCATTAATTCTGCTTCTATTCGTGTCAGTTCCTCGCTGACTATATCAGAAGCCTCACCAGTTGCAAGAGCAATAGCAGCTTGTGCTTTTGTCACAGGCTTATTAGGCTGAAAGAGTCTAGTGTAACCTGTAAAATTGAGTTAATTCAAGCAAAAGAATGATAAATGAAGAGGTGGTCCAAGTCAACCCATTAACTTATTAATGGGTCAGTTCATGTTACATTGTATCTAAAAAGGCTCCATTGGGTTAAATAAGAAATTCTGGCCTATAAGAAATGAGTAACGGGATGAGCATAGCCAACAGCGTACTTTTAATGGAGTAAAAAGCCTCCAAAATCAATGTATTAAAAAAGTACGTTACTTGTGAAATAATATTAAACTTGTACATGTTTGACACGTGAATTGTTTACTTAATTCTTCTGTTCTTATGGCAGATGTGTTCCAGGACAACGGCCCAACTCAAACTCGTTATGAAACCCGCAGAACGGTTCTAGTTTGCCAGCATTAAAAGTTGGTCAAAGGGTATAGACACTCACCAAATGCAAGGCCTACTATTCCATTTTCTCCTGCTGAAAGATCTGATATCAGTGCAGGCCAAGCATCTGGATTGATCTTGTCAATGTCTATGAAACCTGAGAGTCGTTGAAGGATCTGGCAATTGGTAAGAAATTTTTTAGTCTCAAAAGTTTATATCATAATTAGAAAACTCAACTCAACTTCAAAGTCATCACCGTTTTGTCAGCTGCAGGAAGCAATCTTTTTTCCAAGGACATTTTCCAGCTCACAAGATCCTGACGCGATAAAGGACTGCAAAAAGTTGAGGACAATCAAACACTGAAATTCCAGCCCATCAATTTCATTAAAGTTATTGTTCAAGCATCAAGGGGGAATATCAAAGCACGTAAATGAATGAGTCAATGTAGGATATGTTTTATCTCAAACGGGTGATATAGAAAAAGGAGAAGCAGGTTAAATTGGTTAATAATCATCCAAAAACTCTGAAGTTTCACTTCAGATGCAAACAACCTCCTAAAACTTTCTCTTAGTAGTTAGTTAATTGGATTAATATTGTAACACATCAACTATATATAGTTCTTTTAACCAAACACACAGAAAGTGTCGGCATGCCAATCGACCAGTACTGCGTATAGACCTTTTCGAACCAAACCTGTTTTGAACTTTTACCCAACCCCCTATCTTGCCACCGCTTATGGATACAGTTAAGGAAAGGAAAGGGCAAAGAACCAAATGTACCTTTCGGGACAAAAGTGCAGAGAGCTCTCATCTGGGTTTGAAATGTTCATGTCACGTTGAGAGAGCTTGCTGGCAATGAGTCCTGCTTCAGCCAAGCCTGAGGATCCAAGTGTCTCATAAGTTTTCGTTCTAAATATTTAACCAGAATATATAAAAACCTCTATCTACCTTGTATGGAAGAGAAATCAGGATCTTCAGGTGTAATATCATCAAAAGCAAGTTCAGTAACATTCTCAACATACATTGCAGGGTACACTTTGGATAGAGTATTTCTGCACAAAAGAGTTTACAAGATTCACTTTCATGTAAGATATTAAAATTAACAATAAGAGCAATGATAAGTATGATTAACAGGTAGGCCTACAAACATGCCTAAAGATCTGGTGCAGACACATGCCATGATCAGTAGCTAAGAATCAGAAAGAGAAATTGCATAAAGTCATTATTTTTCAGTTTTctcttctaaaaatttaactacTGATCAGCATCAGATTTTTAGGCATACTTGTAGGCCTACCAAATTAGTCACACatatcatttttctaaaaataaaccCTTCATATCATACAACATACGAAAACACATCCAACCATCGAGCATATGTACCTCGAAAGAGCACTACTGGCAGAAACCAACCATCGAGCATACTCACGACGAGTACACAAATCACCAGGCTGAACATTACCTTCAATAACCTGAGAGCAGCATACTTGCCAATTATTTTTAAGGTTCCCAAAACGGATTGGATCAAAGTTTTCAAAAACAAGTAATATAAAGAATCACGTACTTACATAgcaggttttttttatatataagtagtAAAAAATATACTTTAGACAGTAACGAACCTTTAAT
The Erigeron canadensis isolate Cc75 chromosome 2, C_canadensis_v1, whole genome shotgun sequence DNA segment above includes these coding regions:
- the LOC122587388 gene encoding uncharacterized protein LOC122587388 isoform X2; this translates as MSIICGLPLLECVYCIGCARWAWKRCLHTAGHDSETWGVATPEEFEPVPRLCRYILAVYEDDLRCPLWEPPGGYGIKPDWLILKRTYDDTRRRAPPYLLYLDHDHRDIVLAIRGLNLANQKDYVVLLDNKLGQRKFDGGYVHNGLLKAAGVVLDAEYDTLKKLLEEYPSYTLTFTGHSLGSGVATLLTMVVVQNLRKLGNIDKKRVRCYAIAPARCVSLNLAVRYADVINSVVLQDDFLPRTATPLEDIFKSLFCLPCLLCLRCIKDTFTSEERKIKDPRRLYAPGRLYHIVERKPFRCGRFPPVVRTAVPVDGRFEHIVLSCNATSDHAIIWIEREAKRALDIYH
- the LOC122587388 gene encoding uncharacterized protein LOC122587388 isoform X1, encoding MSIICGLPLLECVYCIGCARWAWKRCLHTAGHDSETWGVATPEEFEPVPRLCRYILAVYEDDLRCPLWEPPGGYGIKPDWLILKRTYDDTRRRAPPYLLYLDHDHRDIVLAIRGLNLANQKDYVVLLDNKLGQRKFDGGYVHNGLLKAAGVVLDAEYDTLKKLLEEYPSYTLTFTGHSLGSGVATLLTMVVVQNLRKLGNIDKKRVRCYAIAPARCVSLNLAVRYADVINSVVLQDDFLPRTATPLEDIFKSLFCLPCLLCLRCIKDTFTSEERKIKDPRRLYAPGRLYHIVERKPFRCGRFPPVVRTAVPVDGRFEHIVLSCNATSDHAIIWIEREAKRALDLMLEKDPIMEIPAKQKMERQQTLAKEHGEEYAAALQRAVKLAVPHAMLPSHYGTFQDSEGEVSSGESSSKHTPGGSWDDLIENLFDKDESGHVVLKNPHSVV
- the LOC122588538 gene encoding 60S ribosomal protein L36-3-like, with the translated sequence MAPKQPNTGLFVGLNKGHVVTKKELAPRPSDRKGKTSKRTHFVRSLIREVAGQAPYEKRITELLKVGKDKRALKVAKRKLGTHKRAKKKREEMSNVLRKIRAGGGADKKK
- the LOC122587063 gene encoding uncharacterized protein LOC122587063; translated protein: MSLLITTHSPTSYQLRSAAVSCRWKYQSPSSYLRMRDHIKLYNNQSHCLYCCKDKNVINGQNLRFSVNAFSGWAGDTDDGNGVEVASESEPKKGWSGGIVGAAVAGIVLVGGLAFATVSINRRISGTKKNMETLTTHQEESLISVDPKEIVEEEGTTTKNDMLNDSHLEGKPGKDESYVSNVKENETRIDEDLGVNIEDGVVTNNDSNQQDFQEELPAAEVQKSDVNNASLDAPSVENLEEGLVTEKFKSTNNIEDGQTDVNSIDSLVSDVHSINHETGDLDVDTTIKGSDEPSLPSSITTILDTQNEQVAVTLEPSLAQEEDIEPIPLKTEDFDSKETQGFLGESLPYTFASKPNDIDHNDNIKRTVFDAVDLANLSSSASIPAPSVLSPTLQALPGKVLVPAVVDQVQGQALAALQVLKVIEGNVQPGDLCTRREYARWLVSASSALSRNTLSKVYPAMYVENVTELAFDDITPEDPDFSSIQGLAEAGLIASKLSQRDMNISNPDESSLHFCPESPLSRQDLVSWKMSLEKRLLPAADKTILQRLSGFIDIDKINPDAWPALISDLSAGENGIVGLAFGYTRLFQPNKPVTKAQAAIALATGEASDIVSEELTRIEAELMAEKAVAAHNALVDQVQKDVNSYFENDLNLEREKIASLEKIAEETRQELERLRAEQEEQNIKMMKERAAVDSQMEVLSKLRHEAEEELQGIMSNKVEISYEKERINKLRTDAEIENQAISRLQYELEVERKALAMARSWAEDEAKRAREQAKVLEDARDRWESQGIKVVVDNDLREETVAESTWVNAQKQFSIEGTKSRAENLVDKLKSMVADLKGKSKQVLDKVIEKIVFFISQLKEWGSKTVKQVGDAKDGAVWKVNSSVQGLQQSSVGLTSGVKEGVKRVVGDCREGVEKITQKFKA